The following coding sequences lie in one Nycticebus coucang isolate mNycCou1 chromosome 18, mNycCou1.pri, whole genome shotgun sequence genomic window:
- the LOC128570512 gene encoding keratin, type I cuticular Ha3-I-like, with product MSHSCVLPSLSCRTSCSSRPCVPPSCHSCTLPGACNIPANVGNCNWFCEGSFNGSEKETMQFLNDRLASYLEKVRQLERENAELESRIQERCQEQDPLVCANYQSYFRTIEELQQKILCSKSENARLLVQIDNAKLAADDFRTKYQTELSLRQLVESDINSLRRILDELTLCRSDLEAQVESLREELLCLKQNHEQEVNTLRCQLGDRLNVEVDAAPTVDLNQVLNETRCQYEALVDTNRREVEEWFTRQTEELNKQVVSSSEQLQSCQAEIIELRRTVNALEIELQAQHNLRNSLENTLTESEARYSSQLAQVQCMVTNVEAQLAEIRCDLERQNQEYQVLLDVRARLECEIETYRGLLETEDCKLPCNPCATTNACDKPIGPCVTNPCGPRPRCGPCNTFVC from the exons ATGTCTCACTCCTGCGTGCTGCCCAGCCTCAGCTGCCGCACCAGCTGCTCCTCCCGGCCCTGCGTGCCCCCCAGCTGCCACAGCTGCACCCTGCCTGGGGCCTGCAACATCCCCGCCAACGTGGGCAACTGTAACTGGTTCTGCGAGGGCTCCTTCAATGGCAGCGAGAAGGAGACCATGCAGTTCCTGAATGACCGCCTGGCCAGCTACCTGGAGAAGGTGCGGCAGCTGGAGCGGGAGAACGCGGAGCTGGAGAGCCGCATCCAGGAGCGCTGCCAGGAGCAGGATCCCTTGGTGTGCGCCAACTACCAGTCCTACTTCCGCACCATTGAGGAGCTCCAGCAGAAG ATCCTGTGTAGCAAGTCTGAGAACGCCAGGTTGTTGGTCCAGATTGACAATGCCAAGCTGGCTGCTGATGACTTCAGGACCAA GTATCAGACGGAGCTGTCCCTGCGGCAGCTGGTGGAATCTGACATCAACAGCCTTCGCAGGATCCTGGATGAGCTGACCTTGTGCAGGTCTGATCTGGAGGCCCAGGTGGAatccctgagggaggagctgcTCTGCCTCAAGCAGAACCATGAGCAG GAAGTCAACACTCTGCGCTGCCAGCTTGGAGACCGCCTCAACGTGGAGGTGGACGCTGCCCCCACCGTGGACCTGAACCAGGTTCTAAATGAGACCAGGTGTCAGTACGAGGCCCTGGTGGACACCAACCGCAGGGAAGTGGAGGAATGGTTCACCAGGCAG ACCGAGGAGCTAAACAAGCAGGTGGTGTCCAGCTCAGAGCAGCTGCAGTCCTGCCAGGCGGAGATCATCGAGCTGAGACGCACAGTCAACGCCCTGGAGATCGAGCTGCAGGCCCAGCACAACCTG AGAAACTCCCTGGAAAACACGCTGACAGAAAGTGAGGCCCGCTACAGCTCCCAGCTGGCCCAGGTGCAGTGCATGGTGACCAACGTGGAGGCCCAGTTGGCGGAGATCCGCTGTGACCTGGAACGGCAGAACCAGGAGTACCAGGTGCTACTGGACGTGCGTGCCCGGCTGGAGTGTGAGATCGAGACGTACCGGGGCCTGCTGGAGACCGAGGACTGCAA GCTTCCCTGCAACCCCTGTGCCACAACCAATGCATGTGACAAGCCTATCGGACCCTGCGTCACCAATCCCTGTGGGCCTCGTCCCCGCTGTGGGCCCTGTAACACCTTTGTGTGCTAG
- the LOC128570514 gene encoding keratin, type I cuticular Ha4 encodes MSHSCVLPSLSCRTSCCSRPCVAPSCHSCTLPGACNIPANVGNCNWFCEGSFNGSEKETMQFLNDRLASYLEKVRQLERENAELESRIQERCQEQDPLVCANYQSYFRTIEELQQKILCAKSENARLVMKIDNAKLASDDFRTKYETELSLRQLVESDINSLRRILDELTLCRSDLEAQVESLREELLCLKKNHEEEVNTLRCQLGDRLNVEVDAAPTVDLNQVLNETRSQYEALVDTNRREVEEWFTRQSEELNKQVVSSSEQLQSCQAEIIELRRTVNALEIELQAQHNLRNSLENTLTESEARYSSQLAQVQCMVTNVEAQLAEIRCDLERQNQEYQVLLDVRARLECEIETYRGLLESEDCKLPCNPCATTNASGNSCGPCGSSQKCCCN; translated from the exons ATGTCTCACTCCTGCGTGCTGCCCAGCCTCAGCTGCCGCACCAGCTGCTGCTCCCGGCCCTGCGTGGCCCCCAGCTGCCACAGCTGCACCCTGCCCGGGGCCTGCAACATCCCCGCCAACGTGGGCAACTGTAACTGGTTCTGTGAGGGCTCCTTCAATGGCAGCGAGAAGGAGACCATGCAGTTCCTGAATGACCGCCTGGCCAGCTACCTGGAGAAGGTGCGGCAGCTGGAGCGGGAGAACGCGGAGCTGGAGAGCCGCATCCAGGAGCGCTGCCAGGAGCAGGATCCCCTGGTGTGCGCCAACTACCAGTCCTACTTCCGCACCATCGAGGAGCTCCAGCAGAAG attcTGTGTGCCAAGTCTGAGAATGCCAGACTGGTGATGAAGATTGACAATGCCAAGCTGGCTTCTGATGACTTCAGAACCAA GTATGAGACGGAGCTGTCCCTGAGGCAGCTGGTGGAGTCGGACATTAACAGCCTTCGCAGGATCCTGGATGAGCTGACTCTGTGCAGGTCTGACCTGGAGGCCCAGGTGGAgtccctgagggaggagctgcTCTGCCTCAAGAAGAACCACGAGGAG GAAGTCAACACTCTGCGCTGCCAGCTTGGAGACCGCCTCAATGTGGAGGTGGATGCTGCCCCCACCGTGGACCTGAACCAGGTTCTGAATGAGACCAGGAGTCAATACGAGGCCCTGGTGGACACCAACCGCAGGGAAGTGGAGGAATGGTTCACCAGGCAG AGTGAGGAGCTGAATAAGCAGGTGGTGTCCAGCTCAGAGCAGCTGCAGTCCTGCCAGGCAGAGATCATCGAGCTGAGACGCACGGTCAACGCCCTGGAGATTGAGCTGCAGGCCCAGCACAACCTG AGAAACTCCCTGGAAAACACGCTGACAGAAAGTGAGGCCCGCTACAGCTCCCAGCTGGCCCAGGTGCAGTGCATGGTGACCAACGTGGAGGCCCAGTTGGCGGAGATCCGCTGTGACCTGGAGCGGCAGAACCAGGAGTACCAGGTGCTGCTGGACGTGCGTGCCCGGCTGGAGTGTGAGATCGAGACGTACCGGGGCCTGCTGGAGAGTGAGGATTGCAA GCTCCCCTGCAACCCATGTGCCACCACCAATGCTAGTGGCAACTCCTGTGGACCCTGTGGCAGCTCTCAAAAGTGTTGCTGTAATTGA